The proteins below come from a single Halobacteriovorax sp. DA5 genomic window:
- a CDS encoding 6-carboxytetrahydropterin synthase, producing the protein MATFKSTKHFYGFPCTHRQWKADSHCRFVHGYSRSFHFEFECSQLTKEMWVMDFGDLKDVKAWLDDMFDHTFLASQDDPFMEEFKKLDEAGVVQLRVLPNAGMEGTAEFVYEKMSELIKKKTDGRVWISRLEVKENEKNSAIYIP; encoded by the coding sequence ATGGCCACTTTTAAATCAACAAAACACTTCTATGGCTTCCCATGTACACACCGTCAATGGAAAGCAGATTCACATTGCCGATTCGTTCACGGATACTCACGCTCATTCCACTTTGAATTTGAATGTTCACAGCTGACTAAGGAAATGTGGGTAATGGACTTTGGTGATCTTAAAGACGTTAAAGCTTGGCTTGATGATATGTTTGATCACACTTTCCTTGCATCACAAGACGATCCATTTATGGAAGAATTTAAAAAACTTGATGAAGCTGGTGTTGTTCAACTTCGAGTGCTTCCAAATGCAGGAATGGAAGGAACGGCCGAATTTGTTTATGAGAAAATGTCTGAACTAATTAAAAAGAAGACAGACGGTCGCGTTTGGATTTCACGTCTAGAAGTGAAAGAAAACGAGAAAAACTCAGCTATTTATATTCCATAA
- a CDS encoding chorismate mutase, producing the protein MKIAPLNSWIKIDEKPLVIAGPCSAESEEQVYQIAKELVENGKVDAFRAGIWKPRTRPNTFEGVGLVGLPWMEQVRKDFNIPITTEVANASHVELALKHNVDILWIGARTTVSPFAVQEIAEALKGVDIPVMVKNPINLDLALWMGAIERFSNVGLDKLAAIHRGFSSAEKTKYRNKPYWAIPIELKRLMPELPIICDPSHIAGNRNLIGEVCQKAMDMNMDGVMVETHITPEKALSDAAQQVTPKMLHDIITHLQVRDAIGHNDGFEDELNKLRNKIDQIDNDILEFMHMRMNIVKQIGALKSANNVTPLQVGRMDTLMNDRIAKGEKLSLDRRFVEELYHAIHTESVREQTRMMNDFKKES; encoded by the coding sequence ATGAAAATAGCGCCACTAAACTCTTGGATAAAAATTGATGAAAAACCACTTGTTATCGCAGGCCCGTGTTCTGCGGAAAGTGAAGAGCAAGTATATCAAATTGCAAAAGAGCTCGTGGAGAATGGCAAAGTGGACGCCTTTCGTGCAGGAATTTGGAAGCCAAGAACTCGCCCTAATACATTTGAAGGTGTAGGTCTTGTTGGTCTTCCTTGGATGGAACAAGTTAGAAAAGATTTTAATATTCCAATTACAACTGAAGTTGCCAATGCTTCTCACGTTGAATTAGCACTAAAACATAACGTTGATATTCTTTGGATTGGGGCACGTACAACTGTTTCACCTTTTGCTGTTCAAGAAATTGCAGAAGCTCTTAAAGGTGTCGATATTCCTGTTATGGTGAAGAACCCAATCAACTTAGACCTTGCTCTTTGGATGGGTGCTATCGAAAGGTTCTCAAATGTAGGTCTTGATAAACTTGCTGCGATTCACAGAGGTTTTTCAAGTGCAGAAAAAACGAAATATAGAAATAAGCCTTACTGGGCAATTCCAATTGAATTAAAAAGACTTATGCCTGAGCTTCCAATTATCTGTGACCCTTCACACATTGCAGGGAATCGCAACCTAATTGGAGAAGTATGTCAGAAGGCCATGGATATGAATATGGATGGTGTGATGGTTGAAACTCATATCACTCCAGAAAAAGCATTAAGTGATGCCGCTCAACAGGTAACTCCAAAAATGCTTCACGATATCATCACTCACCTACAAGTAAGAGATGCTATTGGACACAATGATGGCTTTGAAGACGAACTTAATAAACTTAGAAATAAAATCGATCAAATTGATAATGATATCCTAGAGTTTATGCATATGCGTATGAATATCGTTAAGCAGATTGGTGCACTTAAGAGTGCAAATAACGTAACTCCACTTCAAGTAGGAAGAATGGATACGCTAATGAATGATCGTATTGCTAAGGGTGAAAAGCTATCTCTTGATCGCAGATTTGTTGAAGAGCTATACCACGCAATTCACACTGAATCAGTTAGAGAACAAACTCGAATGATGAATGATTTTAAGAAAGAATCTTAA